A single window of Archangium gephyra DNA harbors:
- a CDS encoding class I SAM-dependent methyltransferase, with amino-acid sequence MDAKFEAYFSRLVQDRKPFERGGTAIVFGKARNARTVLENGASKVFLFLEESHGRLTSEAERSLGELVGSGKVTVLPGFRDVFGSNVVTESISAVVFSATPWEWCTEGRIRNILSFLAPVLLPTALVVRAGNGIRPDVIIDWRKEVDAGFAAQPSGLLHWLMWQIPALYRFSGDWHLSAGEPTLSDAFDRGLLPRAGRAYDLGCGIGKNTQLLCRAGLDVVGIDRADLAIRVASTHAEREGMKVRFVCGDVLDGSFYDKPASLVVDRGCFHCLLPAQRLRYLDRVWNALEPGGMLFLQVFAGEFQASINVSSFSEAELRRLFEPGFEFLEVRRAPYVGLPTGSYVAIMRKRVSPASPHWISEKESAEIGLGCSTLEEPGAELVRVIPPWLHPWLWMKLRWPAGTLWGRIAITAPSSVVLDALVEEASLRVWYHQDFRMSAGVGVFQVDGVPHAMRVHRVDDRTVEWRFEQPHGLRGSSVRIQVGDGSNGRSIVSVRHALNSVRSGRPFVKSPVLGWRHALERLKSHVTARVDA; translated from the coding sequence GTGGATGCGAAGTTCGAGGCCTATTTTTCCCGTCTCGTACAAGATCGAAAGCCCTTCGAGCGGGGTGGGACGGCGATTGTATTCGGCAAGGCACGCAACGCGCGTACGGTGCTCGAGAACGGGGCGTCGAAGGTCTTTCTCTTCCTCGAAGAGTCCCATGGCCGGCTCACGTCGGAGGCGGAGCGGTCTCTCGGAGAGCTGGTCGGGTCGGGGAAGGTCACCGTGCTCCCCGGCTTTCGAGATGTATTCGGCAGCAATGTCGTCACCGAGTCCATCAGCGCCGTGGTCTTCTCGGCAACGCCCTGGGAGTGGTGTACGGAGGGACGCATTCGCAACATCTTGTCCTTCCTGGCTCCGGTGCTCCTCCCGACAGCACTCGTGGTGCGAGCGGGGAACGGAATCAGGCCTGACGTGATCATCGACTGGAGGAAGGAAGTCGACGCCGGGTTTGCCGCGCAACCGAGCGGACTATTGCACTGGCTCATGTGGCAAATACCCGCGCTCTACCGGTTCTCGGGCGACTGGCACCTTTCGGCTGGGGAGCCAACCCTTTCGGATGCGTTCGACCGCGGTCTTCTCCCTCGAGCCGGGCGTGCATACGATCTCGGTTGCGGAATAGGGAAGAACACGCAGCTCCTGTGCCGGGCGGGCCTCGATGTCGTGGGCATTGACCGGGCGGATCTCGCGATTCGAGTGGCGTCTACCCATGCGGAGCGCGAAGGGATGAAGGTGCGGTTCGTCTGCGGTGACGTTCTGGACGGATCGTTTTACGACAAGCCCGCATCGCTCGTGGTCGACCGGGGTTGCTTCCACTGCCTTCTTCCCGCGCAGAGACTCCGCTATCTAGACAGGGTGTGGAATGCTCTGGAGCCAGGGGGCATGTTGTTCCTCCAGGTGTTCGCCGGCGAGTTCCAGGCCAGCATCAACGTGTCATCCTTCTCCGAGGCCGAGCTTCGGAGGCTCTTCGAGCCGGGCTTCGAGTTTCTCGAGGTACGTCGCGCTCCGTACGTTGGATTGCCCACAGGGTCCTATGTCGCAATCATGAGGAAGCGCGTTTCTCCGGCCTCCCCTCATTGGATCAGCGAGAAGGAGAGTGCCGAAATAGGTCTGGGCTGCTCAACGCTCGAGGAGCCCGGTGCTGAGCTGGTCCGGGTGATTCCCCCATGGCTCCACCCTTGGCTCTGGATGAAGCTGCGCTGGCCCGCGGGAACGCTCTGGGGGCGGATCGCGATCACCGCTCCCAGCTCCGTGGTTCTGGATGCCCTGGTGGAAGAGGCCTCCCTCAGAGTCTGGTACCATCAGGACTTCCGGATGAGCGCAGGCGTCGGTGTGTTCCAGGTCGACGGCGTTCCGCACGCCATGCGCGTTCATCGGGTTGACGATAGAACGGTGGAATGGCGATTCGAACAGCCTCACGGGTTGCGTGGCTCTTCCGTGCGGATTCAAGTGGGCGATGGTTCGAATGGCCGCTCCATCGTGAGCGTACGCCACGCTTTGAACTCTGTTCGGTCAGGAAGGCCCTTCGTCAAATCTCCTGTGCTTGGCTGGCGGCACGCACTCGAGAGACTCAAGTCCCACGTGACCGCACGCGTTGATGCATAG
- a CDS encoding nuclear transport factor 2 family protein has translation MGELFASGAVAQASSEAPAPDALFKELAALDGSLFDAFNGCELEKFTRHLTEDVEFYHDKGGLLRGRQPVRKQLAGGMCADASTRYRRELVPGSLKVYPLNDYFAAARKGTPHPYLYGAVQTGTQRIYVTQKGQKETPVAVAQFTHVWQYKNGKWLLSRMLSFDHQDVK, from the coding sequence TTGGGGGAGCTGTTCGCGAGCGGAGCCGTCGCTCAAGCGAGCAGCGAGGCTCCCGCGCCAGACGCGCTGTTCAAGGAATTGGCCGCGCTGGATGGCAGCCTTTTCGATGCCTTCAATGGCTGCGAGCTGGAGAAGTTCACCCGCCACCTCACCGAGGACGTGGAGTTCTACCACGACAAGGGGGGACTGCTCCGGGGCCGGCAGCCCGTGAGGAAGCAGCTGGCGGGTGGCATGTGCGCGGATGCCAGCACCCGATACAGGCGAGAGCTCGTCCCTGGCAGTCTCAAGGTCTACCCGCTGAACGATTACTTCGCGGCCGCCAGGAAGGGTACCCCTCACCCCTATCTCTATGGGGCCGTGCAGACCGGTACCCAGCGCATCTACGTCACCCAGAAAGGGCAGAAGGAGACGCCGGTGGCCGTGGCCCAGTTCACCCATGTCTGGCAATACAAGAACGGGAAATGGCTGCTGTCCCGCATGTTGAGCTTCGACCACCAGGACGTGAAGTGA
- a CDS encoding ATP-dependent helicase HrpA, giving the protein MALEAAASKEPMKERPSGVDWAEVLSRTFDFDVFACVRCGGRRRVLAYVNEAGGERALLEHLGLLTAGARLAPARGPLQPSWC; this is encoded by the coding sequence GTGGCGCTTGAAGCAGCGGCCAGCAAGGAGCCGATGAAGGAGAGGCCGTCGGGAGTGGACTGGGCGGAGGTGCTCAGCAGGACGTTCGACTTCGACGTGTTTGCCTGCGTGAGGTGTGGCGGCAGGCGGCGAGTGCTGGCGTACGTGAACGAGGCGGGAGGGGAGCGAGCGCTTCTGGAGCACCTAGGCCTGCTCACGGCGGGTGCGAGGCTGGCCCCGGCGCGTGGGCCCCTCCAGCCCTCGTGGTGTTGA
- a CDS encoding O-antigen ligase family protein: protein MLATLWVALPRTWLVAERFTSPKAILFHAAAMATGAACLAGVRRFRLDAVDLSMGAFAALGVLSALTVAHNPWLALGAVGVTLSGSILFASTRALAESGRREAILLAVAIAAGLLALSMLLEAYGPLQGLSISKRAPGGMLGHRNRAAHLLVLSLSVSWLCFIRARDRRILGMLLACVMGTGAAVTLSRSRAAWLALLVLGLVMAVAWGLGRRGGRETRRRSVGFVAALLAGAAVAFVAPNALQWQNSYLDTLRRMGEHDAGSGRGRLIQYANTLRMVADAPLLGVGPGNWMVHYPRYATPGDPSYAVDDLIPVASLPQSDWVGLLAERGVPALLMLCALAGLLLVECWKHARQEAHPEIWAEAVALAATLAGLLVLGSLDAVLLTPTATFFVAVIVGALARPQRERVVIAPNARRRAAAIAGVILLTGSPLVYSAVRGWSWHLLYIQPRTMERAARAVRLDPGGYAARVHMGLMKIRTGQCEQALVVLLEANRLLPYAEAPRRAWSRCQPGAPH from the coding sequence TTGCTCGCCACGCTATGGGTGGCTCTGCCCCGTACGTGGCTCGTGGCGGAGCGGTTCACTTCTCCCAAAGCCATCCTCTTCCATGCGGCCGCGATGGCCACCGGGGCCGCGTGTCTCGCCGGGGTGCGGCGCTTTCGGCTCGACGCGGTGGACCTTTCGATGGGGGCGTTCGCGGCGCTGGGCGTGCTGTCGGCGCTCACCGTCGCGCACAATCCCTGGCTGGCGCTGGGCGCGGTGGGAGTGACGCTCTCGGGGAGTATCCTCTTCGCGAGCACGCGGGCGCTGGCGGAGAGTGGACGCCGGGAGGCGATTCTGCTCGCCGTGGCGATAGCGGCGGGGTTGCTCGCGCTCTCCATGCTGCTGGAGGCATACGGTCCCCTCCAGGGGCTCTCGATATCGAAGCGGGCTCCGGGCGGGATGCTCGGTCACCGTAATCGCGCGGCCCACCTGCTCGTCCTCTCCCTTTCGGTGTCCTGGCTCTGTTTCATCCGGGCGCGGGACCGTCGCATACTCGGCATGCTCCTGGCTTGCGTGATGGGAACGGGAGCCGCTGTCACCCTCTCCCGCTCCCGCGCCGCATGGCTCGCGCTCCTCGTTCTGGGGCTGGTGATGGCGGTGGCGTGGGGCCTCGGGCGCCGGGGAGGGCGCGAGACGCGGCGGCGTTCGGTGGGCTTCGTCGCGGCCCTGCTGGCGGGAGCAGCCGTGGCTTTCGTCGCGCCAAATGCTCTTCAATGGCAGAACTCGTACCTGGATACGCTCCGTCGCATGGGCGAGCATGACGCAGGCTCGGGGCGGGGACGGTTGATTCAATACGCGAACACACTGCGCATGGTCGCGGATGCGCCGCTGCTGGGTGTGGGTCCGGGAAACTGGATGGTGCACTATCCGCGCTATGCCACCCCAGGGGATCCTTCGTATGCGGTGGACGATCTCATCCCGGTGGCTTCGTTGCCGCAATCGGACTGGGTGGGATTGCTCGCCGAGCGAGGCGTCCCCGCGCTGCTCATGCTCTGTGCGCTCGCGGGGCTGCTGCTCGTGGAGTGCTGGAAGCATGCACGCCAAGAAGCGCATCCGGAGATCTGGGCCGAGGCTGTTGCGCTGGCGGCGACCCTCGCGGGCCTGCTCGTGCTGGGCTCGCTGGACGCGGTGCTGCTGACGCCCACGGCCACCTTCTTCGTGGCCGTCATCGTGGGAGCGCTGGCGCGTCCACAGCGGGAGCGGGTGGTCATCGCCCCAAACGCGAGGAGGCGGGCGGCGGCGATTGCAGGCGTGATACTGCTGACGGGTAGCCCCCTCGTGTACAGCGCGGTAAGGGGGTGGTCTTGGCATTTGCTCTACATCCAGCCACGGACAATGGAGAGGGCCGCGCGCGCGGTGCGCCTCGACCCCGGCGGCTATGCGGCCCGTGTGCATATGGGGCTGATGAAGATCCGAACTGGTCAGTGCGAGCAGGCGCTCGTCGTGCTCCTGGAAGCCAACCGCCTGCTACCCTATGCCGAGGCGCCGCGGCGCGCGTGGTCTCGGTGCCAGCCTGGGGCGCCGCACTAG